From Papaver somniferum cultivar HN1 unplaced genomic scaffold, ASM357369v1 unplaced-scaffold_99, whole genome shotgun sequence, the proteins below share one genomic window:
- the LOC113346245 gene encoding uncharacterized protein LOC113346245 has protein sequence MLVSSIIQSERLRTREKMMGLGALRNMIRPFARTVLNQSVERFPLEISSASSTSSTPELRSVFSWFLNQRCQSWMINRSNEFHSLTDTRLPKRRPGFTNRRKRAGLKPPGPYAWVQYTPGEPLLPNTPNEGSVKRRNEKKRIGQRKAFIKSEAKKRKVLVQEAKRKKIEKRVERKMAAVARDRAWAVRLAELEQLEAAKAAKS, from the exons ATGCTAGTTTCCTCCATTATACAAAGTGAGAGATTGAGAACGAGAGAGAAAATGATGGGTTTGGGTGCACTCAGAAACATGATTCGCCCATTTGCAAGAACAGTTTTGAATCAAAGCGTGGAACGTTTTCCTCTCGAGATTTCATCAGCTTCatcaacttcttcaacaccagAGTTAAGGTCCGTTTTCAGTTGGTTTTTGAACCAAAGATGTCAATCATGGATGATTAACAGATCAAATGAGTTTCATAGCTTAACCGATACTCGATTGCCTAAGAGAAGACCTGGTTTTACTAATAGAAGGAAGCGAGCTGGCTTGAAACCCCCAG GTCCATATGCTTGGGTTCAATACACACCTGGAGAACCACTACTTCCAAACACACCTAATGAAGGTAGTGTTAAGagaaggaacgagaagaagcgaATTGGACAGAGAAAAGCGTTTATAAAG TCTGAAGCAAAGAAACGAAAAGTTCTGGTGCAAGAAGCTAAGAGGAAGAAGATCGAGAAAAGAGTTGAGCGTAAGATGGCTGCAGTAGCAAGGGACAGAGCATGGGCTGTAAGATTGGCAGAGCTGGAACAGCTCGAGGCAGCTAAAGCGGCGAAATCGTAA